Proteins from one Nitratidesulfovibrio sp. genomic window:
- a CDS encoding RraA family protein: MTNPYYRVRTTIPRPDAVLVEAFRGIPVSNIGDAMNRMACMHSRIRPMNRVPLLGIALTVRVRVGDNLLFNKAMDMARPGDVLVVNAHDEPFYSIVGGQMTTWMQQRGLAGLVIDGCIRDAEEIEAMDFPVYATGISPNGPMKNGGGEVNFPIACGGLVVNPGDIVAGDRDGIVVVRPDDAPAVLQKTRAMVEKETRVMAAIADGTWDRTWVDEMLKEQGCEFVD; encoded by the coding sequence ATGACCAACCCCTATTACCGCGTCCGCACCACCATCCCCCGGCCCGATGCCGTCCTTGTGGAAGCCTTCCGTGGCATTCCCGTTTCCAACATCGGCGACGCCATGAACCGCATGGCCTGCATGCATTCGCGCATCCGCCCCATGAACCGAGTCCCCCTGCTGGGCATCGCGCTGACGGTGCGGGTGCGCGTGGGCGACAACCTGCTGTTCAACAAGGCCATGGACATGGCCCGGCCCGGCGATGTGCTGGTGGTCAACGCTCATGACGAGCCGTTCTACTCCATCGTGGGCGGGCAGATGACCACATGGATGCAGCAGCGCGGCTTGGCCGGACTGGTGATTGACGGTTGCATCCGCGATGCCGAGGAAATCGAGGCCATGGACTTTCCGGTGTACGCCACGGGCATTTCGCCCAACGGCCCGATGAAGAACGGCGGCGGCGAGGTGAACTTTCCCATCGCCTGCGGCGGACTGGTGGTGAACCCCGGGGATATCGTGGCGGGCGACCGCGACGGCATCGTGGTGGTGCGCCCCGACGACGCCCCGGCGGTATTGCAAAAAACCCGCGCCATGGTCGAGAAGGAAACCCGCGTCATGGCCGCCATAGCGGACGGCACCTGGGACCGCACCTGGGTGGACGAGATGCTGAAAGAGCAGGGGTGCGAGTTCGTGGACTAG
- the hisF gene encoding imidazole glycerol phosphate synthase subunit HisF gives MLSKRIIPCLDVRNGRLTKGVKFEGNVDIGDPVETARRYYEQGADEIVFYDITASHEDRGIFLDVVERVASEIFIPFSVGGGINTVEDMRAVLVAGAEKVSVNSGAVKNPDIISQGAAAFGSQAVVVGMDVKQVQKSETIPSGYEIVIHGGRKFMGMDAIEWAKTCEALGAGELCVNSIDADGTKDGYELTLTRMIADAVSIPVIASGGAGSPAHMYDAITKGGATAALIASIVHYGQYTIPDLKRQISGMGAKLRMVW, from the coding sequence GTGCTTAGCAAGCGCATCATCCCCTGTCTGGACGTTCGCAACGGCAGGCTGACCAAGGGCGTGAAGTTCGAGGGCAACGTGGACATCGGCGACCCGGTGGAAACCGCCCGCCGCTACTACGAGCAGGGTGCCGACGAAATCGTGTTCTACGACATCACCGCCTCGCACGAGGACCGGGGCATCTTTCTCGACGTGGTCGAGCGGGTGGCCTCTGAAATCTTCATCCCCTTCTCGGTGGGCGGCGGCATCAACACCGTGGAAGACATGCGGGCCGTGCTGGTGGCCGGGGCGGAAAAGGTGTCGGTGAACTCCGGCGCGGTGAAGAACCCGGACATCATCAGCCAGGGCGCGGCGGCCTTCGGGTCGCAGGCCGTGGTGGTGGGCATGGACGTGAAGCAGGTGCAGAAGTCCGAAACCATTCCCTCCGGCTACGAGATCGTCATCCACGGCGGCCGCAAGTTCATGGGCATGGACGCCATAGAGTGGGCCAAGACCTGCGAGGCGCTGGGCGCCGGTGAACTGTGCGTCAACTCCATCGACGCGGACGGCACCAAGGACGGCTACGAGCTGACCCTGACCCGGATGATTGCCGACGCGGTGTCCATTCCGGTCATCGCATCCGGGGGGGCGGGCAGCCCGGCGCACATGTACGACGCCATCACCAAGGGCGGCGCCACCGCCGCGCTGATCGCCTCCATCGTGCACTACGGGCAGTACACCATCCCCGACCTGAAGCGGCAGATTTCGGGCATGGGGGCCAAGCTGCGCATGGTCTGGTAG
- the hisH gene encoding imidazole glycerol phosphate synthase subunit HisH has protein sequence MLAILDYKAGNQTSVRRALDHLGIPCVITADPAVIAGAHGVIFPGVGAAGQAMNELLTTGLDKVLKDQVQAGKPLLGICVGCQIMLDYSPENDTKALGIVPGECRLFNAAWTEEDGRAIRVPHMGWNSIVQKRPCELLKGIEPEAEFYFVHSYYPAPPESYVIATCTYGEEFCAIHGGPGLWAVQFHPEKSGRPGLALLRNFHAYCKEASRA, from the coding sequence ATGCTCGCTATCCTCGACTACAAGGCAGGCAACCAGACCAGCGTACGCCGTGCGCTGGACCACCTGGGCATTCCCTGCGTCATCACGGCGGACCCGGCGGTCATCGCCGGGGCGCACGGGGTGATCTTTCCGGGGGTGGGCGCGGCCGGGCAGGCCATGAACGAGTTGCTCACCACCGGGCTCGACAAGGTGCTGAAGGACCAGGTGCAGGCGGGCAAGCCGCTGCTGGGCATCTGCGTGGGCTGCCAGATCATGCTGGACTACAGCCCGGAAAACGACACCAAGGCGCTCGGCATCGTGCCCGGTGAATGCCGCCTGTTCAACGCCGCCTGGACCGAAGAGGACGGCAGGGCCATCCGTGTGCCGCACATGGGCTGGAACAGCATCGTGCAGAAGCGCCCGTGCGAACTGCTGAAGGGCATAGAGCCGGAAGCGGAATTCTACTTCGTGCACAGCTACTACCCCGCCCCGCCGGAAAGCTACGTCATCGCCACCTGCACCTACGGCGAGGAATTCTGCGCCATCCACGGCGGCCCCGGCCTGTGGGCCGTGCAGTTTCACCCGGAAAAGAGCGGCCGACCCGGCCTCGCCTTGCTGCGCAACTTCCACGCATACTGCAAGGAGGCCAGCCGTGCTTAG
- the carB gene encoding carbamoyl-phosphate synthase large subunit encodes MPKRTDLKRIMVIGSGPIVIGQACEFDYSGTQAVKALKEEGYEVVLVNSNPATIMTDPGLADRTYIEPIEPETVAAIIRKERPDALLPTLGGQTGLNTALALAAMGVLDECGVELIGANKQVIEKAESRELFREAMANIGLKVPASGIARTMEDVRRLGTEMPFPLIIRPAFTMGGTGGGIAYNMEDLEEIAARGLAASIKDEVMIEQSVLGWKEFEMEVMRDKADNCVIICSIENFDAMGVHTGDSITVAPAQTLTDVEYQMMRDASIAIMREIGVETGGSNVQFGINPVNGDMVVIEMNPRVSRSSALASKATGFPIAKIAAKLAVGYTLDEIPNDITRETMASFEPSIDYCVTKIPRFTFEKFPGAKDELTTSMKSVGEAMSIGRTFKESLQKGLRSLEVGAPGLGSAFRCKGPEREDIMRKLRTPNSRRIFYVRHAMLDGMTVEEIHEATAIDPWFLRQMKDLIDMEAELRDFALGNAMTVENAELVALMRRAKEYGFSDRQLAEMWKRPESDVRTLRKAMGIVPTYYLVDTCASEFEAYTPYYYSTYETGHEVAVEDRKKVIILGGGPNRIGQGIEFDYCCCHASFALKEMGVQAIMVNSNPETVSTDYDTSDRLYFEPLTYEDVMNIIEAEKPDGVVVQFGGQTPLNLAVPLMRAGVPILGTSPDSIDRAEDRERFQALLQKLGLRQPANATVMSLPEARCAAARIGYPTVVRPSYVLGGRAMEIVYDEEQLAEYFANSVGEKPKHPILIDKFLESAIEVDVDALSDGTDVYVAGIMEHIEEAGIHSGDSACVIPPHTLPEAIVNEIARQTVELARELRVVGLMNIQFAVKDGLIYILEVNPRASRTAPFVSKATAVPLPRLATQIMLGATLKELDPWSMRRTGYFSVKESVFPFNRFPGVDILLGPEMRSTGEVMGIASSFEEAYLKGQLAGGQRLPQGGKIFISVNDRDKLLITEVASMFADLGFEVLATSGTAKLLREGGVPATAVHKVYEGRPNIVDFIKNGDIALVLNTASGKRTVQDSKSIRQATLMYGVPYSTTVSGAKAIAQAIRASRCCGVNVKSLQEYYGTN; translated from the coding sequence ATGCCCAAACGCACCGATTTGAAGCGGATCATGGTCATCGGTTCCGGCCCGATCGTCATCGGGCAGGCGTGCGAATTCGACTATTCCGGCACGCAGGCCGTGAAGGCCCTGAAGGAAGAAGGCTACGAGGTGGTGTTGGTCAACTCCAACCCCGCCACCATCATGACCGACCCCGGTCTTGCCGACCGCACCTACATCGAACCCATCGAGCCGGAAACGGTTGCCGCCATCATCCGCAAGGAACGGCCCGACGCGCTGCTGCCCACCCTGGGCGGCCAGACCGGCCTGAACACCGCACTGGCCCTTGCCGCCATGGGCGTGCTGGACGAATGCGGCGTCGAACTCATCGGGGCCAACAAGCAGGTCATCGAAAAGGCGGAAAGCCGCGAACTGTTCCGCGAGGCCATGGCCAACATCGGCCTGAAGGTGCCCGCCAGCGGCATTGCCCGCACCATGGAAGACGTGCGCCGCCTGGGCACCGAAATGCCCTTCCCGCTGATCATCCGCCCCGCCTTCACCATGGGCGGCACCGGCGGCGGCATCGCCTACAACATGGAGGACCTGGAAGAGATCGCCGCGCGCGGTCTTGCCGCCTCCATCAAGGACGAGGTGATGATCGAGCAGTCGGTGCTGGGCTGGAAGGAATTCGAGATGGAGGTGATGCGCGACAAGGCCGACAACTGCGTCATCATCTGCTCCATCGAGAACTTCGACGCCATGGGCGTGCACACGGGCGATTCCATCACCGTGGCCCCGGCGCAGACCCTGACCGACGTCGAGTACCAGATGATGCGCGATGCCTCCATCGCCATCATGCGCGAAATCGGCGTGGAAACGGGCGGCTCCAACGTGCAGTTCGGCATCAACCCGGTGAACGGCGACATGGTGGTCATTGAAATGAACCCCCGCGTGTCGCGTTCGTCCGCGCTGGCCTCCAAGGCCACCGGGTTCCCCATTGCCAAGATCGCGGCCAAGCTGGCCGTGGGCTACACGCTGGACGAAATTCCCAACGACATCACCCGCGAGACGATGGCCAGCTTCGAGCCGTCCATCGACTACTGCGTCACCAAGATTCCGCGCTTCACCTTCGAGAAGTTCCCCGGCGCCAAGGACGAGCTGACCACCTCGATGAAGAGCGTGGGCGAGGCCATGTCCATCGGCCGCACCTTCAAGGAATCGTTGCAGAAGGGCCTGCGCTCGCTGGAAGTGGGCGCGCCCGGCCTTGGTTCCGCCTTCCGCTGCAAGGGTCCGGAGCGCGAGGACATCATGCGCAAGCTGCGCACGCCCAATTCGCGCCGCATCTTCTACGTGCGCCACGCCATGCTCGACGGCATGACCGTGGAGGAAATCCACGAGGCCACCGCCATCGACCCGTGGTTCCTGCGCCAGATGAAGGACCTGATCGACATGGAAGCCGAGCTGCGCGACTTTGCCTTGGGCAACGCCATGACCGTGGAGAACGCGGAACTGGTGGCCCTGATGCGCCGCGCCAAGGAATACGGCTTTTCCGACCGTCAGCTGGCCGAAATGTGGAAGCGCCCCGAATCGGACGTGCGCACCCTGCGCAAGGCCATGGGCATCGTGCCCACCTACTATCTGGTGGACACCTGCGCCAGCGAGTTCGAGGCGTACACCCCGTACTACTACTCCACCTACGAGACCGGCCATGAAGTGGCCGTGGAAGACCGCAAGAAGGTCATCATTCTGGGTGGCGGGCCCAACCGCATCGGCCAGGGCATCGAGTTCGACTACTGCTGCTGCCACGCATCCTTCGCGCTGAAGGAAATGGGCGTGCAGGCCATCATGGTCAACTCCAACCCCGAAACGGTATCGACGGACTATGACACCTCCGACCGCCTGTACTTCGAGCCGCTGACCTACGAGGATGTCATGAACATCATCGAGGCGGAGAAGCCCGACGGGGTGGTGGTGCAGTTCGGCGGGCAGACCCCGCTGAACCTGGCCGTGCCGCTGATGCGCGCGGGCGTGCCCATTCTTGGCACCTCGCCCGATTCCATTGACCGCGCCGAAGACCGCGAACGCTTCCAGGCCCTGTTGCAGAAGCTGGGCCTGCGCCAGCCCGCCAACGCCACGGTCATGTCCCTGCCGGAGGCGCGCTGCGCCGCAGCCCGCATCGGCTACCCGACGGTGGTGCGGCCCAGCTACGTGCTGGGGGGCCGGGCCATGGAGATCGTGTACGACGAGGAACAACTGGCAGAATACTTCGCCAATTCGGTGGGTGAAAAGCCCAAGCACCCCATCCTCATCGACAAGTTTCTGGAAAGCGCCATCGAGGTGGACGTGGACGCCCTGTCCGACGGCACCGACGTGTACGTGGCGGGCATCATGGAACACATCGAGGAGGCGGGCATCCACTCCGGCGACTCTGCCTGCGTCATTCCGCCGCACACCCTGCCCGAGGCCATCGTCAACGAGATTGCCCGGCAGACCGTGGAACTGGCGCGCGAACTGCGCGTGGTGGGCCTGATGAACATCCAGTTCGCGGTCAAGGATGGCCTTATCTACATCCTTGAAGTGAACCCCCGCGCCTCGCGCACCGCGCCCTTCGTGTCGAAAGCCACGGCGGTGCCCCTGCCGCGCCTGGCTACCCAGATCATGCTGGGCGCCACGCTGAAGGAACTGGACCCGTGGTCCATGCGCCGCACCGGCTACTTCTCGGTGAAGGAATCGGTGTTCCCGTTCAACCGCTTCCCGGGGGTGGACATTCTGCTCGGCCCCGAAATGCGGTCCACGGGCGAGGTGATGGGTATTGCCTCCAGCTTCGAGGAAGCCTATCTGAAGGGCCAGCTTGCCGGTGGGCAGCGCCTGCCGCAGGGCGGCAAGATCTTCATCTCCGTCAACGACCGGGACAAGCTGCTGATTACGGAAGTGGCCAGCATGTTTGCCGACCTTGGCTTCGAGGTGCTGGCCACCAGCGGCACCGCCAAGCTGCTGCGCGAAGGCGGCGTGCCCGCCACCGCAGTGCACAAGGTATACGAGGGGCGGCCCAACATCGTGGACTTCATCAAGAACGGCGATATCGCCCTGGTGCTCAACACCGCCTCGGGCAAGCGCACCGTGCAGGATTCCAAGTCCATCCGGCAGGCCACGCTGATGTACGGGGTGCCCTACAGCACCACGGTATCCGGGGCCAAGGCCATCGCGCAGGCCATACGGGCCAGCCGCTGCTGCGGGGTGAACGTGAAGAGTTTGCAGGAATACTACGGAACCAACTAG
- the moaC gene encoding cyclic pyranopterin monophosphate synthase MoaC, with product MSSDTPKTPNAPEGDAPDVRLDDMPDPLDPLDPLDYDEDGPDLPNTGCGCGCGAPSALECTGGMHHAGPEHDDAEAAFSHMTEDGSVTMVDVGAKAPTQRTAIVRAVVEVNENTLHLLKHRALPKGDVLTTAKIAGIMAAKRTADLIPMCHPLAISYADVRFVVVDAPPSIELEAEVRTTGQTGVEMEAMVAAQVAGLTIYDMCKAVQKDIVLRDCRLVFKSGGKSGTFRAE from the coding sequence ATGTCTTCCGATACGCCCAAAACGCCCAATGCCCCTGAAGGCGATGCGCCCGACGTCCGGCTTGACGATATGCCCGACCCCCTCGACCCCCTCGACCCCCTCGACTATGACGAAGACGGCCCGGACCTGCCCAACACCGGGTGCGGCTGCGGGTGCGGCGCACCATCCGCGCTGGAATGCACCGGCGGCATGCACCATGCCGGACCGGAGCACGACGACGCGGAGGCCGCCTTCAGCCACATGACCGAGGACGGCAGCGTGACCATGGTGGACGTGGGCGCAAAAGCCCCCACCCAGCGCACCGCCATAGTGCGGGCCGTGGTGGAGGTGAACGAAAATACCCTGCACCTGCTGAAGCACCGCGCCCTGCCCAAGGGCGACGTGCTGACCACCGCCAAGATCGCGGGTATCATGGCGGCCAAGCGCACGGCGGACCTGATTCCCATGTGCCACCCGCTGGCCATCAGCTACGCCGACGTGCGCTTTGTGGTGGTGGACGCCCCCCCCTCCATCGAACTGGAGGCGGAGGTGCGCACCACCGGCCAGACCGGCGTGGAAATGGAAGCCATGGTCGCCGCGCAGGTGGCCGGGCTGACCATCTACGACATGTGCAAGGCCGTGCAGAAGGATATCGTGCTGCGCGACTGCCGCCTGGTGTTCAAGTCCGGCGGCAAGAGCGGCACGTTTCGGGCGGAGTAG
- the purF gene encoding amidophosphoribosyltransferase — protein MIKHYCGIFGIYNHVEAARMAYFGLYALQHRGQESAGIVTWDGQKLREHRGMGLVPDVFNERHLGKELKGNIAVGHIRYSTTGASLIRNAQPFLVRFKGMEIAIAHNGNLTNTVELRDELERKGSIFQTSIDSEVFVHLIAHNMNGKSFEEAVMAACKRVQGAYSLIILANDKLIAMRDPNGMRPLALGRLAGSPVLASETCAFDLMEAEFIRPLDPGEMLVIEGNSVKSYSLLDEGNKPPVRQCIFELVYFARPDSIVFGEDVYQCRKEMGRQLAMESAPDVDFIMPFPDSGIYCAVGFAQQSGLPYEHAMIRNHYVGRTFIQPSQDMRDFGVQVKINPVKSMIRGKRICIVDDSIVRGTTIRTRVKKLRELGAKEVHFRVSCPPIKHPCFYGIDFSSKGELIAANHSIAEIERFIGLDSLHYLSIDGLLRSVSHPENYCLACFTGDYPIPCAGGGCSRACLEVSD, from the coding sequence ATGATCAAGCATTACTGCGGCATCTTCGGCATCTACAACCACGTCGAAGCGGCGCGCATGGCATACTTCGGCCTGTACGCCCTGCAACATCGCGGGCAGGAAAGCGCGGGCATCGTCACCTGGGACGGCCAGAAGCTGCGCGAGCACCGGGGCATGGGCCTGGTGCCCGACGTGTTCAACGAACGGCACCTGGGCAAGGAGCTGAAGGGCAACATCGCCGTCGGCCACATCCGCTATTCCACCACCGGGGCCTCGCTCATCCGCAACGCCCAGCCATTTCTGGTGCGCTTCAAGGGGATGGAAATCGCCATCGCGCACAACGGCAACCTGACCAACACGGTGGAACTGCGCGACGAACTGGAGCGCAAGGGGTCCATCTTCCAGACCTCCATCGACAGCGAAGTGTTCGTGCATCTCATTGCGCACAACATGAACGGCAAATCCTTCGAGGAAGCCGTCATGGCCGCGTGCAAGCGGGTGCAGGGCGCGTATTCGCTGATCATCCTCGCCAACGACAAGCTCATCGCCATGCGCGACCCGAACGGCATGCGCCCGCTGGCCCTGGGCCGTCTGGCCGGTTCGCCGGTGCTGGCGTCCGAAACCTGCGCCTTCGACCTGATGGAGGCGGAATTCATCCGCCCGCTGGACCCCGGCGAAATGCTGGTCATCGAAGGCAACAGCGTGAAAAGCTACAGCCTGCTCGACGAGGGCAACAAGCCCCCGGTGCGCCAGTGCATCTTCGAACTGGTCTACTTCGCCCGGCCCGACTCCATCGTGTTCGGCGAAGACGTGTACCAGTGCCGCAAGGAGATGGGCCGCCAACTGGCCATGGAATCGGCCCCGGACGTGGACTTCATCATGCCGTTCCCCGATTCGGGCATCTACTGTGCGGTGGGCTTTGCCCAGCAGTCGGGCCTGCCGTACGAGCACGCCATGATCCGTAACCACTACGTGGGGCGTACGTTCATCCAGCCCTCGCAGGACATGCGCGACTTTGGCGTGCAGGTGAAGATCAACCCGGTCAAGAGCATGATCCGGGGCAAGCGCATCTGCATCGTGGACGATTCCATCGTGCGCGGCACCACCATCCGCACCCGCGTGAAGAAGCTGCGAGAACTGGGGGCCAAGGAAGTGCACTTCCGCGTCAGCTGCCCGCCCATCAAGCACCCCTGCTTCTACGGCATCGACTTTTCGTCCAAGGGCGAACTGATCGCGGCCAACCACTCCATTGCCGAGATCGAGCGGTTCATCGGGCTGGATTCGCTGCACTACCTGTCCATCGACGGGCTGCTGCGTTCCGTGTCCCACCCCGAAAACTACTGCCTGGCCTGCTTTACCGGCGACTACCCCATCCCCTGCGCGGGCGGTGGGTGCAGCCGGGCGTGTCTGGAAGTGAGCGATTAG
- a CDS encoding DNA-binding transcriptional regulator, which translates to MTKTYKSDLLAAVHETAEALHAHGVIDKVTMKEFDDSCLAPVDGITPEEIRHIREQARLSQPVFARYLNVSKNLVSDWERGVKKPGGPALRLLAIVKHKGLEAVML; encoded by the coding sequence ATGACCAAGACATACAAAAGCGACCTGCTGGCGGCTGTCCACGAAACGGCAGAGGCGCTGCACGCGCACGGCGTGATCGACAAGGTCACCATGAAGGAATTCGACGATTCCTGCCTTGCCCCCGTGGACGGCATCACTCCGGAAGAAATCCGGCATATCCGCGAACAGGCCCGGCTTTCCCAGCCCGTGTTCGCCCGCTATCTGAACGTCTCGAAGAACCTGGTCTCCGACTGGGAGCGCGGCGTGAAGAAACCAGGCGGCCCGGCCTTGCGCCTGTTGGCCATCGTCAAGCACAAGGGGCTTGAAGCGGTGATGCTGTAA
- a CDS encoding KpsF/GutQ family sugar-phosphate isomerase, translating to MSDCTCGERRTDWIPLGRDVLDIEIEGLTAVRDRLGPSFEAALALLAGCRGRVVVTGLGKSGLVGRKLAATLSSTGTPAFFLHPVEGAHGDMGSLRAEDVVIAISNSGETDELNAILPSLRAIGTAIIAMTGKAQSTLGRAADVVLDSGVPREACPHNLAPTASTTAVLALGDALAVCLIHWKSFTENDFLRYHPGGSLGQRLRLRVQELMHTTGIPVTQDDVGQEEAVRVLDKGGFGAVAVVDGSGRLMGILTDGDVRRAVIKGDYAPRTPVTAIMTRNPRSARSDQSVAELLDIMEQKAITVLPIVDDAHRLLGLIHLHDLLGKGGVSFAG from the coding sequence ATGAGCGATTGCACCTGCGGCGAACGCCGCACAGACTGGATACCCCTCGGGCGCGACGTGCTCGATATCGAAATAGAAGGCCTGACGGCGGTACGCGACAGGCTTGGCCCCTCGTTCGAGGCGGCCTTGGCGTTGCTGGCGGGCTGCCGGGGCCGCGTGGTGGTCACCGGGCTTGGCAAGTCGGGTCTTGTGGGCCGCAAGCTGGCCGCCACCCTGTCTTCCACCGGCACCCCGGCGTTCTTCCTGCACCCGGTGGAAGGCGCCCACGGCGACATGGGCAGCCTGCGGGCGGAAGACGTGGTCATCGCCATCTCCAATTCCGGCGAGACGGACGAACTGAACGCCATCCTGCCCAGCCTGCGGGCCATCGGCACGGCCATCATCGCCATGACCGGCAAGGCGCAGTCCACGCTTGGCCGCGCCGCCGACGTGGTGCTGGATTCCGGCGTCCCGCGCGAGGCGTGCCCCCACAACCTTGCCCCCACGGCCTCCACCACGGCGGTGCTGGCCCTGGGCGATGCCTTGGCGGTGTGTCTCATCCACTGGAAATCGTTCACCGAAAACGACTTTCTGCGCTACCACCCCGGCGGCTCGCTGGGCCAGCGTCTGCGCCTGCGCGTGCAGGAACTGATGCACACCACCGGCATTCCGGTCACCCAGGACGACGTGGGCCAGGAAGAGGCCGTGCGCGTGCTGGACAAGGGCGGCTTTGGCGCGGTGGCCGTGGTGGACGGCAGCGGCAGGCTGATGGGGATACTTACCGACGGCGACGTGCGCCGCGCCGTGATCAAGGGCGACTATGCCCCGCGCACCCCGGTGACGGCCATCATGACCCGCAACCCGCGCAGCGCCCGCAGCGATCAATCGGTGGCGGAACTGCTGGACATCATGGAACAGAAGGCCATCACCGTGCTGCCCATCGTGGACGACGCGCACCGCCTGCTGGGGCTCATCCACCTGCACGATCTGCTGGGCAAGGGCGGCGTGAGTTTTGCCGGATAG
- a CDS encoding alpha/beta hydrolase, with the protein MPARRTRFPYPLLLLAALLALALACPAPDAAAGPILDKLRERRAERSTPGSTTPGNTTSGNATTNRQDGAAARRGSAPLDPATIVPGSRRLAETYGPHPAQSMDVYLPPNPQHAPVIVMVHGGAWKIGDKANPGLMDNKLARWLPKGFVLVSINYRMLPNAMALTQAEDVAAAVRRVADAAPGWGADPSRIILMGHSAGAHLVALVSSTPSLLDRPVAGTVVLDSAAMDVPAIMQRRHLGFYDEAFGKNPSYWIKASPQQQWTTSAVPMLLVCSTKRADKPCTAAEAFAAKTARAGRKTPVLPQALTHGEINHQLGLPGAYTDAVDGFITARLEEAAR; encoded by the coding sequence ATGCCTGCCCGTCGCACCAGATTTCCCTACCCGCTCCTGCTGCTGGCCGCCCTGCTGGCCCTGGCCCTTGCCTGCCCTGCGCCCGACGCCGCCGCAGGCCCCATCCTCGACAAACTGCGCGAACGCCGGGCCGAGCGGTCCACGCCCGGCAGCACAACACCGGGCAACACCACATCGGGCAATGCCACGACAAACCGGCAGGATGGTGCCGCCGCCCGCCGGGGCAGCGCCCCGCTCGACCCTGCCACCATCGTGCCCGGCAGCCGCAGGCTGGCCGAAACCTATGGCCCGCACCCCGCCCAGAGCATGGACGTGTACCTGCCGCCCAATCCGCAGCACGCGCCCGTCATCGTCATGGTGCACGGTGGCGCGTGGAAGATCGGCGACAAGGCCAACCCCGGCCTGATGGACAACAAGCTGGCCCGCTGGCTGCCCAAGGGCTTCGTGCTGGTAAGCATCAATTACCGGATGCTTCCCAATGCCATGGCCCTGACCCAGGCCGAGGACGTGGCCGCCGCCGTACGCCGCGTGGCCGATGCCGCCCCCGGCTGGGGCGCGGACCCGTCGCGCATCATCCTGATGGGCCATTCGGCGGGCGCGCATCTGGTGGCGCTGGTGTCGTCCACTCCGTCGCTGCTCGACCGCCCGGTGGCGGGCACCGTGGTGCTGGATTCCGCTGCCATGGACGTGCCCGCCATCATGCAGCGCCGCCATCTGGGCTTCTACGACGAGGCCTTCGGCAAGAACCCGTCCTACTGGATAAAGGCATCGCCCCAACAGCAGTGGACGACCAGCGCCGTGCCCATGCTGCTGGTGTGCTCCACCAAGCGGGCCGACAAGCCCTGCACGGCGGCAGAGGCCTTTGCCGCAAAGACGGCGCGCGCAGGCCGCAAGACGCCCGTGCTGCCGCAGGCCCTGACCCACGGCGAGATCAACCACCAGCTGGGCCTGCCCGGCGCGTATACCGACGCCGTGGACGGGTTCATCACCGCCCGGCTGGAGGAAGCCGCACGCTGA
- a CDS encoding type II toxin-antitoxin system RelE/ParE family toxin: MKIYANSWFARFADAQGITGTALHDAVADVDAGQFDADLGGCVYKQRVARPGEGKSGGYRVIVCFRRGDRAFFVYGYPKSKRGNITAKERDSLKKLAKILLSMSDEQLQAEVRAGTFQEVLRQE; the protein is encoded by the coding sequence ATGAAAATCTACGCCAACTCCTGGTTCGCGCGCTTCGCGGATGCCCAGGGCATCACTGGCACAGCCCTGCATGACGCGGTGGCGGACGTGGATGCCGGGCAGTTTGACGCAGACCTTGGCGGGTGTGTGTACAAGCAGCGGGTAGCCCGACCGGGGGAAGGAAAATCCGGCGGCTACCGGGTTATCGTCTGTTTCCGGCGGGGAGACCGGGCCTTTTTCGTCTACGGGTATCCCAAGTCAAAGCGCGGGAACATCACGGCGAAGGAACGCGACAGCCTCAAGAAACTGGCAAAGATACTGCTGTCCATGAGTGACGAACAGTTGCAGGCCGAGGTCCGGGCCGGAACATTTCAGGAAGTTCTTCGCCAGGAGTAG